One genomic segment of Vibrio quintilis includes these proteins:
- a CDS encoding ABC transporter permease: MTRLINKKPSRPTRLMLGILPFAIALLVYLVASDARLAANPSDKLLPAFSSFADAVERMAFTPSRRTGEYLLWADTLASLQRLTIGVGFSALIGLCLGIANGMVPLVRSSLSPFVTAISLIPPMAILPVLFISLGLGEVSKVALIFIGICPMIIRDMQLKTQSLPQEQLIKAQTLGGNSWQIIIRIITPQVFPHLVDAVRLTLGSAWLFLIAAEAIVATEGLGYRIFLVRRYLSMDVILPYVLWITLLAYLMDWLLRQLSRKVSPWYHESQGA; encoded by the coding sequence ATGACCCGACTGATCAACAAAAAACCATCACGTCCCACCCGACTGATGCTGGGCATCCTGCCGTTTGCTATTGCTCTGCTGGTTTATCTGGTAGCCTCTGATGCGCGTCTGGCAGCCAATCCCTCAGATAAGTTACTACCGGCATTCTCCAGTTTTGCCGATGCCGTGGAGCGGATGGCCTTCACACCCAGCAGGCGTACCGGAGAATACCTGCTGTGGGCCGATACCCTTGCCAGCCTGCAACGTCTGACAATCGGGGTTGGCTTCAGTGCGCTGATTGGCCTGTGTCTCGGGATTGCCAACGGCATGGTGCCACTGGTGCGCTCATCACTATCGCCGTTTGTCACCGCGATATCCCTGATTCCGCCAATGGCTATCCTGCCGGTGTTGTTTATCTCGCTCGGGCTGGGCGAAGTCTCCAAAGTTGCGCTGATATTTATCGGCATCTGCCCGATGATCATCCGCGACATGCAGCTTAAAACGCAGTCTTTACCACAAGAGCAGCTGATCAAAGCCCAGACACTGGGCGGTAACAGCTGGCAAATCATTATCCGGATCATCACACCGCAAGTTTTTCCGCATCTGGTTGACGCAGTCCGGCTGACACTGGGTAGCGCATGGCTGTTCCTGATTGCCGCAGAAGCGATTGTCGCCACAGAAGGGCTCGGATACCGGATTTTCCTTGTCCGACGCTACCTGTCGATGGATGTGATTCTGCCTTATGTCCTGTGGATCACCTTACTGGCTTACCTGATGGACTGGCTGCTCAGGCAGTTATCGCGCAAGGTCAGTCCGTGGTATCACGAGTCACAGGGGGCATAA
- the glyQ gene encoding glycine--tRNA ligase subunit alpha → MHKYDTKTFQGMILALQDYWARQGCTIVQPLDMEVGAGTSHPMTCLRALGPEPIATAYVQPSRRPTDGRYGENPNRLQHYYQFQVIIKPSPENIQELYLGSLQALGIDPQVHDIRFVEDNWENPTLGAWGLGWEVWLNGMEVTQFTYFQQVGGLECKPVTGEITYGIERLAMYIQRVDSVYDLTWTDGPLGKVTYGDIFHQNEVEQSTYNFEHADVDFLFTFFDQCEKECKHLLELEKPLPLPAYERILKAGHAFNLLDARKAISVTERQRYILRIRDLTKSVAEAYYASREALGFPMCNKQDQQA, encoded by the coding sequence ATGCACAAATATGATACTAAAACCTTTCAAGGGATGATCCTCGCGCTGCAGGATTATTGGGCCCGGCAAGGCTGTACAATTGTTCAACCTCTCGATATGGAAGTTGGTGCTGGCACATCGCACCCAATGACCTGCCTGAGAGCGCTTGGTCCGGAACCAATTGCCACCGCATATGTTCAGCCATCCCGTCGTCCGACTGATGGCCGTTACGGTGAAAACCCGAACCGATTACAGCATTATTACCAGTTTCAGGTGATTATTAAGCCTTCACCTGAAAATATTCAGGAACTCTATCTGGGTTCGCTGCAGGCTTTAGGTATCGATCCTCAGGTTCATGATATCCGTTTTGTTGAAGATAACTGGGAAAACCCGACACTGGGCGCCTGGGGGCTTGGCTGGGAAGTCTGGCTGAACGGTATGGAAGTCACTCAGTTTACTTACTTCCAGCAAGTCGGCGGCCTTGAATGTAAGCCAGTCACCGGAGAAATTACCTACGGTATCGAACGTCTGGCAATGTATATTCAGAGGGTTGACTCTGTTTACGACCTGACATGGACCGACGGCCCGCTTGGTAAAGTCACTTATGGTGATATTTTCCACCAGAACGAAGTAGAGCAGTCTACTTATAACTTCGAACATGCTGACGTTGATTTCTTATTCACTTTCTTCGATCAGTGTGAAAAAGAGTGTAAGCACTTACTTGAGCTGGAAAAACCACTCCCTCTTCCTGCATACGAGCGGATTCTGAAAGCTGGCCATGCATTTAATCTGCTGGATGCGCGCAAAGCAATTTCTGTCACAGAGCGCCAGCGCTATATCCTGCGTATCCGCGATCTGACAAAGTCAGTGGCTGAAGCGTATTATGCGTCCCGAGAAGCACTTGGCTTCCCCATGTGTAATAAGCAAGACCAACAAGCATAA
- a CDS encoding RidA family protein has translation MTQRINYEFLPQIAGPYVHAVRHSNTLYVSGLTAYGTAAQSLSLPEQCQEILQQISQILAAESCSKSDLVKLTIFVKDISQLPQMRELLFEFYEGHLPACSLVEVSALIHPDLQIEIEAVAALNLY, from the coding sequence TTGACCCAAAGAATCAATTATGAGTTCCTGCCGCAAATAGCCGGCCCTTATGTTCATGCTGTCCGGCATAGTAATACCCTTTATGTTTCCGGTTTGACGGCTTACGGCACTGCGGCGCAGTCTTTATCACTGCCAGAGCAGTGTCAGGAAATACTTCAGCAGATTTCGCAGATACTGGCGGCTGAATCCTGTTCAAAAAGTGATTTGGTGAAGCTGACAATTTTTGTCAAAGATATCAGTCAACTCCCGCAGATGCGTGAATTGTTATTCGAATTTTATGAGGGACATTTACCGGCGTGTTCTCTGGTGGAAGTGTCTGCATTGATCCATCCTGATTTACAGATTGAAATTGAAGCGGTTGCTGCTTTGAATCTCTATTAA
- a CDS encoding valine--pyruvate transaminase: MQFSSFGEKFNRYTGITQLMDDLNDGLRTPGAIMLGGGNPAAIPAMLDYFHQANQSLLDSGKLVAAMANYDGPQGNDAFIRSLAALLRDTFGWDISEKNISLTNGSQSGFFYLFNLLTGKQPDGSHKKVLLPLAPEYIGYGDAGIHDDIFVSGRPEIEYLDNRLFKYHVDFENLKIDDSIAAICASRPTNPTGNVLTDEEIHKLDELARQHHIPLIIDNAYGLPFPNIIFEDVKPFWNENTILCMSLSKLGLPGLRCGIVIANEAMTTALSNLNGIISLSPGSVGPVLANHMIENNDILRLSSEVIRPFYQQKSQRAIELLQQAIPDPRFRIHKPEGAIFLWLWFDELPITTIELYQRLKERGVLIVPGEYFFIGQEATWEHAHQCLRMNYVQDDDQMQKGIAIIAEEIARAYAE; this comes from the coding sequence ATGCAGTTCTCTTCGTTTGGTGAGAAATTCAACCGATACACAGGTATCACACAGCTCATGGATGATTTAAACGATGGTCTTCGTACGCCGGGCGCCATCATGCTGGGCGGAGGTAACCCGGCAGCCATTCCAGCCATGCTCGACTATTTTCATCAGGCCAATCAGTCACTACTGGACAGCGGCAAACTCGTTGCCGCCATGGCAAATTACGATGGTCCACAGGGGAACGATGCATTCATCCGCTCACTTGCAGCCTTGCTGCGCGATACATTCGGCTGGGACATCAGTGAAAAAAATATTAGTCTGACCAATGGCAGTCAGAGCGGATTTTTCTATCTGTTCAACCTGCTGACCGGTAAACAACCGGATGGTTCGCACAAAAAAGTTCTGCTGCCGCTGGCTCCCGAGTATATCGGCTATGGCGACGCAGGGATTCACGATGATATTTTTGTTTCCGGCCGCCCGGAAATTGAATATCTGGACAACCGTCTGTTCAAATATCATGTCGACTTTGAAAATCTGAAAATCGATGATTCGATTGCTGCAATCTGTGCTTCAAGGCCGACCAACCCAACCGGTAACGTCCTGACCGATGAAGAAATCCACAAACTGGATGAACTGGCCCGCCAGCATCATATCCCGCTGATTATCGATAACGCTTACGGGTTACCATTCCCGAATATCATTTTTGAAGACGTAAAGCCATTCTGGAATGAGAACACCATTCTGTGTATGAGTCTGTCAAAGCTTGGGCTGCCGGGATTACGCTGCGGTATCGTGATTGCGAATGAAGCTATGACAACTGCACTCAGCAATCTCAACGGGATTATCAGCCTGTCACCGGGAAGTGTTGGCCCTGTACTGGCCAATCACATGATTGAGAACAATGATATTTTGCGTCTGAGTAGTGAAGTGATTCGTCCGTTCTATCAGCAGAAGTCGCAGCGGGCGATTGAATTACTTCAGCAGGCCATTCCGGATCCGCGTTTTCGCATTCACAAACCGGAAGGCGCAATTTTCCTCTGGCTGTGGTTCGATGAATTGCCAATCACCACCATAGAACTCTATCAACGTCTGAAAGAACGTGGCGTTCTGATTGTTCCCGGCGAATACTTCTTTATCGGACAGGAAGCAACATGGGAACATGCTCACCAATGTCTGCGCATGAACTATGTTCAGGATGATGATCAGATGCAAAAAGGTATCGCGATCATCGCTGAAGAAATCGCCAGAGCTTACGCTGAATAA
- a CDS encoding putative urea ABC transporter substrate-binding protein produces the protein MQHFLKRLLTTLMLSAGLIAAFSISATAFAKEKKDFTLAWSIYVGWMPWDYADQSGILKKWANKYGINIDVIQVNDYVESINQYTAGQFDATVMTNMDALTIPAASGVDSTALIVGDFSDGNDGIILKGNNKSIRDIKGQNVNLVELSVSHYLMARGLESVGLAEKDVHVINTSDADIVAAYQTPDVTSVVTWNPLLSEITSQPGSTLVFDSSKIPGEIIDSLVVNTQILKQNPNFAKALTGAWYEVMSEMTSKNTAKSDEAKTFMAKASGTDLAGYNAQLKATRMFYKPAEAVRFTQSSALTDTMKKVAEFSFEHGLLGEGAPDATFIGIETPAGIYGSKSNIKLRFDPAYMEMAAKGQL, from the coding sequence ATGCAACATTTTCTGAAACGACTTCTGACAACGCTGATGTTATCCGCAGGTTTAATCGCTGCCTTTTCAATATCAGCCACCGCATTTGCCAAAGAGAAAAAAGACTTTACCCTGGCCTGGTCAATCTACGTTGGGTGGATGCCCTGGGATTATGCAGATCAATCCGGCATTCTGAAAAAATGGGCCAACAAATACGGCATCAACATCGATGTGATTCAGGTCAATGACTACGTCGAGTCTATTAACCAATACACAGCCGGTCAGTTTGATGCCACGGTCATGACCAATATGGATGCACTGACCATTCCGGCAGCAAGCGGTGTTGATTCTACGGCTCTGATTGTTGGGGATTTCTCTGATGGGAATGACGGCATTATCCTGAAAGGAAACAATAAGTCCATCCGCGATATCAAAGGCCAGAACGTCAATCTGGTTGAACTGAGTGTGTCTCACTACCTGATGGCCCGCGGACTGGAAAGTGTCGGACTGGCAGAAAAAGATGTGCACGTCATTAACACATCCGATGCCGATATTGTTGCAGCCTACCAAACACCGGATGTTACTTCAGTTGTCACCTGGAACCCGCTACTCAGCGAAATTACTTCCCAGCCGGGCAGCACGCTGGTTTTTGATTCCTCAAAAATTCCCGGAGAAATCATTGATTCGCTGGTGGTCAATACACAAATCCTCAAACAAAACCCCAATTTTGCGAAAGCCTTAACCGGCGCATGGTACGAAGTCATGTCTGAAATGACATCGAAAAACACCGCTAAATCCGATGAAGCTAAAACCTTTATGGCGAAAGCTTCCGGAACCGATTTAGCTGGTTACAACGCCCAGCTGAAAGCCACCCGGATGTTTTACAAGCCTGCAGAAGCCGTCCGGTTTACCCAAAGTTCAGCCCTGACAGATACGATGAAGAAAGTTGCGGAATTCTCTTTTGAGCATGGTTTGTTAGGGGAAGGCGCACCCGATGCTACCTTCATCGGTATTGAAACGCCAGCCGGCATCTATGGCAGCAAATCCAATATTAAACTGCGGTTTGATCCGGCTTATATGGAAATGGCGGCCAAAGGTCAGCTGTAA
- the glyS gene encoding glycine--tRNA ligase subunit beta produces the protein MSKEFLIELGTEELPPTQLRTLAEAFANNFEAELKNAELAFDQIKWFATPRRLALKVTSLAESQQDKVVEKRGPAISVAFDADGNPTKAAQGWARGNGITVDQAERLVTDKGEWLLFKQEVKGQATKEIVVELAAKALHHLPIAKPMRWADKETQFIRPVKTLTILLDDELIAGEILGVQSDRTIRGHRFMGEQEFTIESAQQYPAILEERGKVIADYEARKATIIADSQQAAQAVGGTADLEDDLVEEVTSLVEWPVVLTAKFEEKFLAVPSEALVYTMKGDQKYFPVYSDDNQLLPNFIFVSNIESKEPRHVIEGNEKVVRPRLADAEFFFNTDRKQPLIDRLPMLENAVFQKQLGTIKDKTDRITELAGYIADKIGADVEKSKRAGLLAKCDLMTNMVFEFTETQGIMGMHYARHDGEDEAVAIALNEQYMPRFAGDELPANGISSAVAMADKLDTIVGIFGIGQAPKGSDPFALRRASLGVLRIIVEYGYQLDLTDLVAKAKSLFGDKLTNDTVESDVIEFMLGRFRTWYHDEGFSVDVIQAVLARHPTKPADFDQRVKAVSHFRSLEAAESLAAANKRVGNILAKFDGELNTDVDLALLQEDAEKALAENVEVLTEALEPAFATGNYQAALSKLADLKEPVDAFFDNVMVMADDEALKKNRLTLLNNLRNLFLEIADISVLQK, from the coding sequence ATGAGCAAAGAATTTTTAATTGAACTGGGAACAGAAGAACTGCCGCCAACACAGCTACGCACTTTAGCGGAAGCATTTGCCAATAACTTCGAAGCTGAGCTGAAAAACGCTGAACTGGCATTTGATCAGATCAAATGGTTTGCCACACCGCGCCGTCTGGCACTGAAAGTCACCTCCCTGGCTGAAAGCCAGCAGGATAAAGTGGTCGAAAAACGTGGTCCTGCAATTTCTGTTGCTTTTGATGCGGATGGTAATCCAACCAAAGCTGCACAAGGCTGGGCCCGTGGTAACGGCATCACCGTCGATCAGGCAGAACGTTTAGTGACAGATAAAGGCGAGTGGCTGCTGTTCAAACAGGAAGTCAAAGGTCAGGCAACCAAAGAGATTGTTGTAGAGCTTGCAGCAAAAGCGCTGCATCACCTGCCAATTGCAAAACCAATGCGCTGGGCCGATAAAGAAACTCAGTTTATCCGTCCGGTCAAAACCCTGACAATTCTGCTTGATGATGAATTGATAGCCGGTGAAATCCTTGGCGTTCAGTCTGACCGAACCATCCGTGGGCACAGATTCATGGGTGAGCAGGAATTCACCATTGAGAGCGCTCAGCAGTACCCGGCGATTCTTGAAGAACGTGGTAAAGTCATCGCGGATTACGAAGCACGTAAAGCGACGATTATCGCAGATTCACAACAAGCAGCTCAGGCGGTTGGCGGCACAGCCGATCTGGAAGATGACTTAGTCGAAGAAGTAACATCACTGGTCGAATGGCCTGTTGTTCTCACCGCGAAGTTTGAAGAAAAATTCCTGGCAGTCCCGTCAGAAGCGCTGGTTTACACCATGAAAGGTGACCAGAAGTACTTCCCGGTCTACAGTGATGACAATCAACTACTGCCGAACTTTATCTTTGTTTCAAACATTGAATCGAAAGAACCCCGTCATGTCATTGAAGGGAACGAAAAGGTTGTTCGCCCTCGTCTTGCCGATGCGGAGTTCTTCTTCAATACAGACCGCAAACAACCTTTGATTGACCGTCTGCCAATGCTGGAAAATGCCGTTTTCCAGAAGCAGCTTGGAACCATCAAAGACAAGACCGATCGAATTACTGAACTGGCCGGCTACATTGCAGACAAAATTGGTGCAGATGTTGAGAAATCAAAGCGCGCCGGCCTGCTGGCAAAATGCGACCTGATGACCAATATGGTGTTCGAATTTACCGAAACACAAGGCATCATGGGGATGCACTACGCCCGTCATGATGGTGAAGATGAAGCGGTTGCGATTGCTCTGAACGAACAATACATGCCCCGCTTTGCCGGTGATGAACTGCCTGCGAACGGGATTTCTTCTGCTGTCGCTATGGCGGACAAGCTGGATACCATCGTAGGTATTTTCGGTATTGGACAGGCTCCGAAAGGTTCAGACCCGTTTGCCCTGCGCCGTGCCTCACTGGGTGTGCTGAGAATTATCGTTGAATACGGTTATCAGCTGGACCTGACTGATCTGGTCGCCAAAGCCAAATCGCTGTTTGGTGACAAGCTGACAAATGACACTGTTGAATCAGATGTGATTGAGTTTATGCTGGGCCGTTTCCGTACCTGGTATCATGATGAAGGCTTCAGTGTCGATGTCATTCAGGCAGTACTGGCCCGTCATCCAACCAAACCAGCAGACTTTGACCAGCGTGTCAAAGCAGTCTCTCACTTCCGTTCACTGGAAGCAGCTGAATCTCTGGCTGCTGCCAACAAACGGGTCGGAAATATTCTGGCGAAATTTGATGGTGAACTGAACACAGACGTTGATCTGGCGCTGTTGCAGGAAGATGCGGAAAAAGCACTGGCTGAAAATGTTGAAGTTCTGACAGAAGCGCTGGAACCGGCATTCGCGACCGGAAACTATCAGGCAGCCCTCAGCAAGCTGGCCGATCTGAAAGAGCCGGTCGATGCATTCTTTGACAATGTCATGGTCATGGCTGATGACGAAGCATTGAAGAAGAACCGTCTGACCCTATTGAATAACCTGCGAAATCTGTTCCTCGAGATTGCAGATATTTCTGTTTTGCAGAAATAA
- a CDS encoding PhzF family phenazine biosynthesis protein has translation MELEIYQVDSFTAEAFKGNPAGVCITEGPLEDAVMFSVAREMALSETAFLSLPEMQLRWFTPQTEVKLCGHGTLAVAQILKEKGLVAVGETVVFNTLSGPLSVTVQTDAFEMDFPAPVFESEARTNHAMLDLLGVGADEVMAYHRFDEKELIIVDSEQRIRELSPDFTGLSKVPGRGVVVTARSSGAAQDFICRYFAPWVGVNEDPVTGSAFCALAVYWCEQLGKSSLSGYQASERGGLMDVSLSASRVKLTGRAVTVLKGVMFI, from the coding sequence ATGGAATTAGAGATATATCAGGTTGATTCATTTACGGCTGAGGCTTTTAAAGGGAACCCGGCAGGTGTCTGTATCACCGAAGGACCACTTGAAGACGCGGTGATGTTTTCGGTGGCAAGAGAAATGGCTTTATCTGAGACGGCTTTTTTATCTTTACCGGAGATGCAGCTGAGGTGGTTTACGCCACAAACCGAGGTGAAGCTTTGTGGGCACGGTACGCTGGCGGTAGCTCAGATCTTAAAGGAAAAAGGTCTTGTTGCCGTTGGTGAAACAGTGGTTTTCAATACGTTGTCTGGTCCTTTATCTGTTACGGTACAGACAGACGCCTTTGAGATGGATTTTCCGGCCCCGGTCTTTGAATCTGAAGCACGGACGAATCACGCGATGCTTGACCTGCTTGGCGTGGGAGCCGATGAGGTTATGGCTTACCACCGTTTTGATGAGAAAGAGCTGATTATTGTCGATAGTGAGCAACGCATTCGTGAATTATCCCCTGATTTTACCGGCCTGAGTAAGGTTCCTGGACGGGGGGTTGTTGTGACTGCCCGATCATCTGGTGCGGCTCAGGATTTCATTTGTCGCTATTTTGCACCCTGGGTGGGTGTGAATGAAGATCCGGTGACGGGTTCAGCTTTTTGTGCGCTGGCTGTTTATTGGTGTGAACAACTTGGCAAGTCGTCATTAAGCGGTTATCAGGCATCAGAACGGGGCGGTTTGATGGACGTGTCACTTTCAGCGTCGCGGGTCAAACTTACGGGTAGGGCTGTGACGGTTTTAAAAGGGGTTATGTTTATCTGA
- the crcB gene encoding fluoride efflux transporter CrcB, protein MGQFSILAYVAVGGAFGACSRYLISELCVFLFGKGFPYGTLTVNVLGSFIMGLLIAALQWEFIPAEPWRQIFGLGFLGALTTFSTFSMDNVLLMQQGEFFKFGLNICLNVVLSISAAWIGFQLMART, encoded by the coding sequence ATGGGGCAGTTTTCAATTCTTGCTTATGTTGCTGTTGGTGGCGCATTCGGTGCATGTAGCAGATATTTAATTTCTGAGTTGTGCGTTTTTTTGTTTGGTAAGGGTTTCCCGTATGGAACGTTAACTGTGAACGTCCTTGGCTCTTTCATCATGGGATTATTGATTGCCGCACTTCAGTGGGAATTTATTCCAGCTGAACCCTGGCGACAAATCTTCGGTCTTGGTTTTCTTGGCGCATTAACCACATTTTCTACTTTTTCTATGGATAATGTCTTGCTAATGCAACAGGGTGAGTTTTTTAAATTCGGCTTAAATATCTGTTTGAATGTCGTTTTGAGTATTTCAGCGGCATGGATTGGTTTCCAGTTGATGGCCAGAACCTGA
- a CDS encoding DMT family transporter produces MPYLLLTLAAMFWGGNYVVGHILVSGADPILMTAARWFLTALLLTSLYYKHIFTHHKLIIQSLATIVFLSVFGQVLFPLTLYIGLQTTSSLNAAIYMSATPCLVLLINRIIFHDQISVNNYLGVLLSTAGVCYLIFQGDFGNLRTLNNLSRGDLWAMGSALSWALYCSFLRKKNKQIPGNVFVAVSAVIGAIILIPVITLYLISVPSVDVSSYSQAGFLTGLLYLVIFPSWLSYVFWNRGITEIGATRGEIYTHIIPLSGGLFSVIFLGTRLASFHLISAALIAAGIWLCSGRKSGEKTIQPVSSE; encoded by the coding sequence ATGCCCTATTTGCTTTTAACACTGGCAGCAATGTTCTGGGGAGGAAATTACGTTGTCGGACATATTCTGGTCAGTGGTGCAGATCCGATCCTGATGACAGCAGCCCGCTGGTTTTTAACCGCTCTGTTACTGACTTCTCTGTACTACAAACATATCTTCACCCATCACAAATTAATCATACAATCTCTGGCTACCATTGTTTTTCTGTCTGTATTCGGACAAGTATTATTTCCGCTCACCCTGTATATCGGCCTGCAAACCACCTCTTCGCTCAATGCTGCCATTTATATGTCTGCCACGCCTTGTCTGGTGTTATTAATCAACAGGATTATTTTTCATGACCAAATCTCAGTAAATAATTATCTTGGCGTGCTTCTTAGCACAGCTGGCGTTTGTTATCTGATTTTTCAGGGAGATTTCGGGAATTTACGGACGTTAAACAATCTGAGCAGAGGCGATCTCTGGGCCATGGGTTCTGCACTGAGCTGGGCGCTCTACTGTTCATTTTTGCGTAAGAAAAACAAGCAAATTCCGGGGAATGTCTTCGTTGCAGTCAGCGCTGTCATTGGTGCCATCATCCTGATCCCGGTGATTACACTTTATCTCATTTCGGTTCCATCTGTTGATGTCAGTTCCTATTCACAGGCGGGGTTCCTGACCGGACTGTTATATCTGGTGATTTTTCCGTCCTGGCTATCGTATGTTTTCTGGAACCGCGGCATTACAGAAATCGGGGCAACCCGCGGAGAGATATACACCCATATCATTCCGTTATCCGGCGGGCTTTTCAGTGTGATATTTCTCGGCACCCGGCTGGCGTCATTTCACCTGATCAGTGCTGCCCTGATCGCAGCCGGAATCTGGTTATGCTCAGGCAGAAAATCCGGAGAAAAAACGATTCAACCAGTCTCTTCAGAGTAA
- a CDS encoding ABC transporter ATP-binding protein: MNTQQPKQPMIEIRNVWKEYGHNIVLERLHKKVHQGEFISIVGASGCGKTTFLNMLLGTEQHSRGEILLDGQPLRREPGTERGIVFQKYSVFPHLTALDNVMIGLEFESSGLTSKLFGRNNGVQKQQARQHAREMLAQVGLSHAENQYPHQLSGGMRQRLSIAQSLVKQPRILLLDEPFGALDPGIRKDMHTLIRSLWQEQQLTVFMITHDLSEGFQLGSRIWVFDQPRVDPQAPERYGAQITFDIPLNKQTINQPGLLSALNQTLQPAEPLQSGSV, from the coding sequence ATGAACACGCAACAGCCTAAACAGCCGATGATAGAAATCCGCAATGTCTGGAAAGAATACGGCCATAACATTGTGCTTGAACGACTGCATAAAAAAGTTCACCAGGGTGAATTTATCAGTATTGTCGGCGCATCCGGCTGCGGTAAAACCACGTTTCTGAACATGTTGCTTGGCACAGAACAACACAGCCGCGGAGAGATTCTGCTCGACGGCCAGCCACTAAGGCGGGAACCGGGCACAGAACGGGGCATTGTGTTCCAGAAATATTCCGTCTTCCCTCACCTGACTGCTTTGGACAACGTCATGATTGGGCTGGAGTTTGAAAGCAGCGGACTCACCAGCAAACTGTTCGGCCGGAATAATGGCGTACAGAAACAGCAGGCCCGACAACACGCACGGGAAATGCTGGCACAGGTTGGTCTGAGCCATGCAGAAAACCAGTATCCGCACCAGCTTTCCGGCGGCATGCGCCAGCGCCTTTCAATTGCACAGTCACTGGTGAAACAGCCCCGGATTCTGCTGCTGGATGAACCCTTTGGCGCACTGGATCCGGGGATTCGTAAAGACATGCATACCTTAATCCGCAGCCTGTGGCAGGAGCAGCAACTCACGGTTTTTATGATTACCCATGACCTGAGCGAGGGTTTTCAGCTTGGCAGCCGGATCTGGGTGTTTGACCAGCCAAGAGTCGACCCACAGGCACCGGAGCGCTATGGCGCACAAATTACCTTCGATATTCCGCTGAACAAACAAACTATCAATCAACCCGGCTTACTCAGCGCTCTGAACCAAACATTACAACCGGCAGAGCCGCTGCAATCCGGCTCTGTCTGA
- a CDS encoding TMEM165/GDT1 family protein gives MSIFLISAVTVALAEIGDKTQLLSLLLACRYRKVAPVIWAILFATLLNHTLAAWLGVVVADYLSPEILKWVIIVSFLLMAGWVLIPDKLDEEEKFSGYGPFVSAFIAFFIAEIGDKTQIATSVLSAQYTEGMLFVIAGTTAGMLIANVPVVLAGKCSAESLPLSMIRKVTSVVFIALACGAFIYQ, from the coding sequence ATGAGTATTTTCTTAATTTCTGCTGTCACCGTCGCACTTGCCGAAATCGGTGATAAAACCCAGCTGTTGTCTCTGCTGCTTGCCTGCCGTTACCGGAAGGTTGCACCTGTCATCTGGGCGATTCTCTTTGCCACCTTGCTGAATCATACGCTGGCAGCATGGCTGGGTGTGGTTGTCGCTGATTATCTCTCACCTGAAATATTAAAGTGGGTGATAATCGTGAGTTTCTTGCTGATGGCCGGATGGGTGCTTATCCCGGATAAGCTGGATGAAGAGGAAAAGTTTTCTGGCTACGGCCCGTTTGTTTCCGCTTTTATTGCTTTCTTTATTGCTGAAATTGGTGATAAAACACAGATTGCTACGTCTGTATTATCCGCACAATACACCGAAGGCATGTTATTCGTGATTGCCGGCACAACCGCAGGTATGCTGATTGCGAACGTTCCTGTGGTGCTGGCGGGTAAATGTTCTGCTGAAAGCCTGCCATTATCGATGATTCGCAAAGTGACTTCCGTGGTTTTTATTGCACTGGCATGTGGTGCATTCATTTATCAGTAG